DNA sequence from the Pseudomonas fluorescens Q2-87 genome:
TGTGTCGTTCGTGGTGCTGCTGGCGACTCTTGGCAGCGTGGGCATTCCCTTGGAAGGCCTGGCGTTCATTGCCGGTGTCGACCGCATCATGGACATGGCTCGCACCGCGCTGAACGTCATCGGCAACGCCCTGGCGGTGCTGGTCATTTCCCGCTGGGAAGGCATGTACGACGATGCCAAGGGCCAGCGCTACTGGAACTCCCTGCCGCACTGGCGCAGCAAAGAGCCGCTGCCGGCCGGGGAAACTTCCGGTCACTGAGGCTGCCTTGAGGCCGCCATCGCGAGCAAGCTCGCTCCGACATTGACCACCCACGCAAACCCCGGAGAAATCCGGGGTTTGTCGTTTCTGCCAGCCCCGCTATCATTCGCGGCATCTTCCGGGGGATTTAACCGATGCTCAATGGCCTGTGGCTTGGCTTCTTTATCGTGGCAGCCGTGTCGGCGCTGGCGCAGTGGTTGATCGGCGGCAACGCCGGGATTTTCGCGGCCATGGTGGAAAGCATCTTCGCCATGGCCAAGCTGTCGGTGGAAGTGATGGTCCTGCTGTTCGGCACCTTGACCTTGTGGCTGGGTTTTTTGCGGATCGCCGAAAAAGCCGGGATCGTCGACTGGCTGGCCAAGGCCCTCGGACCGCTGTTCTTGCGCTTGATGCCAGAAGTGCCGGCCGGCCACCCGGCGATTGGCCTGATCACCCTCAACTTTGCCGCCAACGGCCTGGGCCTGGACAACGCCGCAACCCCTATCGGTCTCAAGGCCATGCGGGCCCTGCAGGACCTCAACCCCAGCCCGACCATCGCCAGTAATGCGCAGATCCTGTTCCTGGTGCTCAACGCCTCCTCGCTGACTCTGCTGCCGGTGACGATCTTCATGTACCGCGCCCAGCAAGGCGCGCCGGATCCGACCCTGGTGTTCCTGCCGATCCTGCTCGCCACCAGCGCCTCGACCTTGATGGGGCTGCTCTCGGTGGCCTTCGTTCAGCGCCTGCGGCTCTGGGATCCGGTGGTGCTGGCTTACCTGATTCCGGGGGCGTTGGTGCTGGGCGGCTTCATGGCGCTATTGGCGACGCTCTCGGCCACGGCGCTGGCGGGGTTATCTTCGATCCTGGGCAACCTGACGCTGTTTGGCTTGATCATCCTGTTCCTTGTGATAGGGGCTCTGCGCAAGGTCAAGGTGTACGAAGCCTTCGTCGAAGGGGCCAAGGAGGGGTTCGACGTCGCCAAGAATCTGCTGCCGTACTTGGTGGCGATGCTCTGCGCCGTGGGTGTGCTGCGCGCTTCGGGAGCGCTGGATTTCGGCCTGGACGGCATCCGTCACCTGGTGCAGTGGGCCGGCTTGGATACCCGCTTCGTCGATGCCTTGCCGACCGCCATGGTCAAGCCGTTCTCCGGCAGCGCCGCACGGGCCATGCTGATCGAGACCATGAAGACGTCCGGCGTGGACAGCTTCCCTGCCCTGGTGGCCGCGACCATCCAGGGCAGCACCGAGACCACCTTCTACGTGCTGGCGGTGTACTTCGGCTCCGTGGGTATCCAACGAGCGCGCCATGCCGTGGGCTGCGCGCTGCTGGCGGAGTTCGCCGGGGTCGTGGCGGCGATCGGGGTTTGCTATTGGTTCTTTGGCTGAGCCCTGGCGAACCCTAGTGGAGCGAGGGCGTTGCGAGACGCTGGCCCTGCTCCACCGTCCAATTAACGACCTCGGCCGTCAGTCGATCACTGGCCCGGCCAAAACCTTCCACCACCGCTGGCACTTTCACGTCGGTCAGCGGTTGGCGGACTTCAAAACGGCGACTGGCCAGGATGCGTTGGTCGAAACCGCGCACCAGCAGCGCATCCAGGCGAATCACCACGCTGGCTGCCGTACCTTGATATTCCGTCTGGAAAGCCTGCAACTGGCCGCCCAACTCCAAGTCGGCCTGCAAGTTACTGTCGGCGACACTCAACAACCCGACGCGTCGATCCTGGGCGAAGCCATCGAGCAAACGGTTACGCAGCAAAACCGGTGCCGGATCGCTCCAACGCGAGGCGGCATAGCTGCTGAGCAGGTTGCCTTGGGGAATGACGGCGATGTTCGGGCTGTTGAGTATCTCGCTGGCCTGGGGGCTGGCCAGGCGTAGCGACCAGCTCACCGGCGTGCCCGCAGAAGCAGGGGCTTGAGTGATGGGCAAGCGATACACATCCGACGGCGCTGTCTTGGGCAAAATCGAGCAACCGCCAGCCAGGGTCAGTCCTGCCAGCAAGAGAATAGGGCGGATGAACCGATGCAACGGCTTCATGGCGTGAATTCCTTGTTCTTGTCATTGCCCAGCAAGTAGCCGCTGGGGTTGGCATCCAGACGCCGGGAGATCCCCCGCAGTGCGCTCAGGGTCTCGCGCAGCTCACGCACGGCTGGCGCCAGGGCATTGAGGCCCTGCATGCCGTTATTCAGCGAGTCCCGATTGTCATCCAGCAGTTTGTCGAGGGTTGCCGTGCTGCGAGCCAGGGATTGCATGGCCTGGCCGGCGTTGCCGAATGCCTGCTTGCCTTGGTCATTGAGCAAGCCATTGGCGTTGCGCATCAGTGCGGTGGTCTGCTCCAGCGTGGCGCTCGCCTGCTTGCCGATGGTCGCCAGCTGTTGCATGGCCTGGCGAACGTCGCCGCGTTGCTCGGCGATGACTCCGGTGGTTTGTTCCAGATGGTCGAGGGTGCTGCTCAGGCGCTGGACATTGTCCGAGGAGAACACCTCGTTGGCGTTGTGCAGCAGCAGATTGATGCTGGTCATCAGGTCATCGCTGTTATTGAGCAGGCGGGCGATGGGCGAGGGCGCGGCAATGATTACCGGCGGTTCGCCGTCGTGTCCGGTCAATGGCTGGCTCTGGGGTGTGCCGCCGCTGAGCTGGATGATCGAGGTGCCGGTAATGCCCGTCAGTGCCAACTTGGCCTGGGTGTCTTGCTTGATGGGCGTTTCACCACTCAAGCGCACCCGCGCCAGCACCCGGCGTGGGTCGTTAGGGTCGAGCCGCAAGCTGACGACATCGCCGACCTTGATGCCGCTGTATTCCACCGAGCTGCCCTTGGACAAGCCACTGACGGCCTCGTTGAACACCACTTCGTAATCCTTGAACTCGCTGTCCACGCTGGACTTTGCCAGCCAGAGGCCGAACAGCAGGGCGCTGACCACCACAATTACGGTGAACAGGCCGATCAGCACATGATGGGCTCGGGTTTCCATGTCAAACCTCGTTCAGTTGTGTAGCGGCCGATAGCGCCGCGCGACCGCGAGGGCCGTGGAAATATTCGTGAATCCAGGCATCGTCGGTTTCCGATACCTTGTCGATGACATCGGCCACCAGCACCTTTTTCTGCGCCAGCACCGCCACCCGGTCAGTGATGGTGTAGAGGGTATCCAAGTCATGGGTGACCAGGAACACACTCAAGCCCAGGGCATCGCGCAACGTCAGGATCAATTGATCGAACGCCGCCGCACCGATGGGATCAAGGCCTGCGGTAGGTTCGTCGAGAAACAGAATGTCCGGGTCCAGAGCCAGCGCCCGGGCCAGTGCGGCTCGCTTGATCATGCCGCCGGACAGCGAGGCGGGGTACTTGTCTGCCGCCGAGAGCGGTAGCCCGGCCAATGCCAGTTTCACCGCTGCCAGATGTTCGGCATCGGCGCGGCTAAGCCCGGCGTGTTCGATCAGCGGCAGGGCGACATTTTCAGTCACGGTCAGGGACGAAAACAGCGCGCCTTTCTGAAACAGCACGCCAAAGCGGCGCTCGATCCGCGAGCGCTGTTCCTGAGACAGGCTCGGCAAGTCCTGGCCAAACACCTTGATCGATCCCTCACTGGGTTGGTTCAAGCCAACGATGCTGCGCAGCAACACCGACTTGCCACTGCCAGAGCCGCCGACTACCGCGAGGATCTCGCCCTTGTACACATCCAGGTCGAGGTTTTCATGCACGCTCTGTTGGCCGAAGCGATTACACAAGCCACGCACTTGAATCACCGCCTCGGCGGGCGGGCGAGGAGGTCGGCTCACCATTGCATCTCCATGAAGAACAGCGCGGCCACGGCATCGAGCACAATCACCACGAAAATCGACTGCACCACGCTGGACGTCGTGTGCGCCCCGACCGACTCGGCGCTGCCGCTGACCTTGAAACCTTCCAGGCAGCCGACGGCGGCGATCAGGAAGGCAAAGATCGGTGCCTTGACCATCCCCACCACGAAATGCTGTACGCCAATGTCCGACTGCAACAGCGTCAGGAACATCGCCGGGGAAATACCCAGTGACAGGGCGCAGACAACGCCGCCGCCGACAATGCCCGAAAGCATGGCCACGAAGGTCAGCATGGGCAGCGCCACCAGCAACGCCAACACCCGTGGCACGACCAGCAGCTCGACGGGATCGAGGCCAAGGGTGCGGATCGCGTCGATTTCTTCGTTGGCCTTCATCGAGCCGATTTGTGCGGTGAACGCGCTGGCGGTGCGGCCCGCCATGAGGATCGCCGTCAGCAGCACGCCGAATTCACGCAGGAACGAGAACGCCACCAGGTCGACGGTAAAAATACTGGCGCCGAAGTCGGCCAGCACCGTCGCCCCGAGGAACGCCACCACCGCGCCCACCAAAAACGTCAGCAAGGCGACGATGGGGGCCGCATCCAGACCGGTCTGTTCGATGTGGACGATCATGGGGGTCATGCGCCAGCGTCTGGGGCGAAACAGGTTGCGGGCGATGGTTTCCAGGATCAGGCCGACGAAGCCCAGCAATTGCAGGGTGTCCTGGCAAACCTTTTCCACAGCGCGGCCGATGCGTGTGAGCAATTGGGTCCAAACGCTCACCGTCGGTTCTTTGATGGGTACGCAGAAATCCGTCAGCGAACGATAAACCGTCTGTAGCAGTGCCCGCTCGGCGGCCGGCAAGCTGCAATCGGGATGTTCGGCGGTCTTGCCCAGCCGCTCGGAACCCAGCAGTTCCACCAGCAATGAGGCTCCGGCGGTGTCGAGGGCGCCGAGGCCGTTGAGGTCGATCCGGGTCTTTTCGTCGTACTGGCCGCGCAGCGATTCGCCCAAGCGCTTGAGCTGTGGGTAATGGGCCAGCGTCCAGTCGCCGCTGATCCACAGTTGCGCCGGCGAGCCGGAAGTGTCGAGTCGGGCACTGCCCATGTGGGGGCCAGGGGTCATACGTTTCTTGCTCGTTCGGCTTGAACAGCGCTACCTAATAGCACGACCACATTCATTTTGCTTCGGGCGCCGCGGCGCTGACGTTGAAACGCAGCACGCCGATCATCTGGCCGTTTTCCGTCAGCACCCGTACCTGCCATTTGCCCGTCGGGTCGTCCGGGAAGTTCTGCTTGTGGGTCCAGGCGCGGTAGCCTTCCTTGCGCCCGCCATGAATATCCAAGGCGATGCGGTCCACTTCTTTGCCGTTGAATTGCCAGACGTGATAAATCCGCTCGTCGAGGCCTCGCGGTGCGTTGATGGCGGTGTAGGCATACAGGCCGTTGCCACGGATCTGGGCTGCGCTGACTTCCTTGAGGCTGGCGCCCGGCGTGCGGTCTTCCAGTTGGGTGCTGATCGCCACTTCGGTCATCCACAGCGTGGCCGGTGGCACCCAGGAGCGCAGGACCCAGCCGGCGGCGCCGATCCCCACGGTGATGCACAGGATCGCCAGGGCGTTGCGCACCGTGCGGATCGGAAAGATCGACGCCAGGCTCGGAAACGACAGCAGCATGGCAATGCCCAGCGCCAGCTTGAAGCTCTGGTCAGTGGTCAAGTGCAGGATGACCGGCAACGCGGTGAGCAGGGCGGCGAACAGCGTCAGGGTGTGCAACGCCAGGAACGCCCAGCGCCGCGGTGCGAGCCATTTGTAATACAGCGGATCGGTGATCGAAATCAACGCGGCGATGGTGAGCAGGCCGGTGAAGATCAACTGGCTGCTGTTCCACGTCGTGGTAATGAAGAAAAACGGCAGGACGAAAAACAGGCTTTCCTGGTGAATCATCTGCGTGGCGTAGCGCAACAGCGGCTGGGGGATTTCACGCTTGAAGATCCGCGTGAACAGCCGGGTCATGCTGTTTTCCACCATCAGCCAGAGCCAGCTCACCAGCATCATGATGGCGATCCAGGTCGCCAGGCCCTGTTGGCGGTCCACCAGCATGAAACTGCCGAGCCCGGAAATGAAACCACCCAGCGCGATGACCCCCGGATAGCGCTTCATCAGTTCCAGAATGCGCTGGATAAAGAGTGTCAGGTTCTGCATGAGGTGGGTTCACAGTAAGTCGTAGGAAATATCCCCTACAGAGTATCGCCCGGACAACGATGTGACGAGCCTGCTTTTGTGGTTGTGGCGAACTCAGCTCTCGCTCGGGCGGGACCGGCGGCGCACTTGCCAGATCACCAGCCCGAGCAACAGCACCCCCAGCGCACCGCCCAGCGCCCAAACGAGCTCATCATCACTGAGCAGCGGCTTCTCGATACGCAGGTAACCCGGGTCCTTCAGCAACTCGCGCAGGGCCAGGTTGGCCTGTTCCAGGCTCACTCCCTGCAAGCGCACGGCGGGATTGGCGAAGCGGCCGTCTTCATAGTCGCCAAGGGCACTCCAGTAGTAATCGGCCAGGGCGCTGTTGCCCTGGACCGCCCAGGCCTGATGGGCAATGGCGGCCCGTTTGATACGCATGAAACTGTCAGTGTCCAGGCCGTCCTTGAGCAAGGTCTGGCGCAGCGCTTCGAGCGCCTGCTCGGCTTGCGGCAAATCTTCGCGCGCCAGGTCGGCGTTCAGGCTGAAAAAGCCGACGCCGCCGAACACCTCTCGCTCTACCCAAGGCCCATAGGACAGACCACGGGCCAGGCGCAACTGACGATAGAGCGCCCAGTCCAGATAATCCTTGAGCAAGTCGAAGGTTTCGTCGTGTTGCTGTTCCAGCACCGGCTCCGGAAATAACCAGTGGAGTTTCGCGCCATTGCCGACCAGGCCGCGAATAAGGTTGCGCTTGGTCACCGCGCTGTAGCGGATCTGCGGCAGCGGTTCGTGCACGCTGGGCTCCACTGCTTCGAGCTCGCCAAAGGTGCGTTCCAGATAGGCCGGCAACAACCGGTCGAGATCGCCGACCACGATCAGCGTCATGTTGTTCGGTGCATACCAGGCCTCGCGCACGTGCTCGATCTTGGCGAGTGTGAGACGTTCGACCTCGGCCCGTTCCGCGCAACGCAAGCCCAGTTCCACTGCCAGTTGATTGCTGGCCTTGTGGCTCAGGTCCTGACGATCGAGCCAGCGTTGCAGGTGGGTGTAATGGCCGCCGTCTTCGCGCTCGACCACCTGTTTGGCCGCCGCCAGGGCTTTTTCATCGATGCGGGTACGGGTCAACAGCGCCAGCAGCAGGTCCAGGACCTTGCGCTGGTTGTTCGCCGGTGCCTCGATCACAAACGTGGTATCGGCGTTGTTGGTGAAGGCGTTCCACTCACCGCCCAAGGCCTGCATGCGCTCCTCCAGGCCACCTTCGCCACTGTCATCGACGCCGCTGAACAGCAGATGTTCGAGCAGGTGCGGCAGCTCCTTGTCGGCGCAGCTGAAGTCGTCCAGGCCCACGCCGACCACCAGCCGGATCGCCACGTGCCCGCGTTCGCTGCCGGGCTTGAGCAACAATTGCATGCCGTTGGGCAACGTATAGCCTTCGACCTGGAACCGGTCCAGGGCCACTACCGGCAACGAGCCGAGCAAAAGAAAGGCGAATAGCAGACAACGCATAAGGGCTTCCTGGCGGCTGAGGTGCGGGTCCATGGCGCCGGGCAGAGGATCATCGCCGGCAAGCTCACTCTCACATCGAATCCAGGCAGGTTTATGACAGTGGGAGCGGCTGGCCCGCGAATGGCTTCAAGCCCTGGCCAATGTTACTGACTGACCAATGCGCCAGTCGTTCAAGGCGAATGGGTGATGTCAGAAATTTCATCTGCCGACAGTGCGCCGATCTCGGCTGTCTCCAGCACCACATAGGCGCTGCCGCAGAACAGCGAATTGAGGCGTCTCATGTCGGCAATCAGTTCCAGGTGCAGGGAACTGGTCTCCAGGCTTTGCAGGACCTTGCGATGCAAACGGCTGACGTGGGCATGGGCCATTCGCCGTTCCTGCGCACGAAAACGGCGCTTCTCGCGCAACAACTGACGGGCGCTTTCCCGGTCGGCACTCAGGAACACCGACATGCCCAGGCGCAGATTGGCGATCAGCTGGTTGTGCAGCCCCGCCAACTCTTCCAGGCCCACCTCGGAAAAGGAGCGGCGTTGCGAGGTCTTCTGCTGCTGGACCTTGCGCAACATACGCTCGATCAGGTCGCTGGCCAGTTTCAGGTTGATCGCCAGCTCAATGATCTCCGCCCAGCGACGACTGTCCTGCTCACTGAGGTCCTCCCGGGGCATTTGCGCCAGGTACAACTTGATGGCGCTGCACAATGCCTCGACGTCATCGCTGATGCGCCGCACTTCCTGGGTAACCGCCGTCTGCTGGCCGCGCAACACGTCCAGCATGGCTTCGAGCATGTTTTCGATCAGATCGCCAATGCGCAGGGTTTCCCGGGCGGCGTTCGCCAGCGCCAGGCTCGGGGTGGCGAGGGCCGTGGGGTCCAGGTGCCGGGGCTTGGCCGTGCCGTTGATTTCGGGACGTTCCGGCAGCAACCAGGCGCACAGCCTGGCCATGGGCGCGACGCTGGGCAGCAGCACCAGGCAACGCACGCTGTTATAGAGCAGGTGAAAACCAATGACCGTTTCCTGCGGGCTGAAATCCAGGCTGTCCAGCCAGCCCACCAGCGGGTCGAGTACCGGAATGATCAGCAACAGCCCGATCAGTTTGTACAACAGGCTGCCCAGCGCCACCTGCCGCCCTGCGGTGTTCTGCATGCTCGTGCTGAGGAATGCCAATATGCCGCTGCCGATGTTGGCGCCGATCACCAGGCCGATGGCCACCGGCAAGCTGATCACGGCGGCGCCGGCCAGCGTCGCAGTCAACAGCACGGCCGCCAGGCTCGAATAGGAAATCATCGCGAACAGCGCACCGACCAACGCATCGAGCAAGATGTCGCCGGTGAGCGAGGCGAAGATCACTTTCACGCCCTGGGCGTGGGTGATGGGCGCGGCAGCCTCGACGATCAGTTGCAGCGCCAGGATGATCAGGCCCAGGCCGATGCTGACCCGACCCATCTGCCCGACTCGCGTCTGTTTGCGCGACAGGAAAAAAATCACCCCGAGGAAAATCAACAGCGGCGACAGCCACGACAGGTCGAGGGTCAGGACCCGCGCCATCAGCGCCGTACCGACGTCGGCGCCAAGCATGGTCGCCAGGGCCGGCGTCAGTGCCATCAGCCCTTGGCCAACGAACGATGTGACGAGCATGGCCGTGGCGTTGCTGCTCTGGACCATGGCCGTGACCATGATGCCCGCCAGGAACGCCAGCCAGCGCCTGGACATGTTCTGGCCGATGACATGGCGCAGGTTCGAGCCATAGACCCGCAAGATGCCGGTACGGACGATATGCGTGCCCCAGATCAGCAGGGCCACGGCGGAAAGTAGATTCAGCAGGGTCAGCATGAGGAGCCCCCTGTTAGCGTCCCAAAGGGACAAATTGACGATGCCACTTCATTTTTAGGTGTGTACTTAAGCTGTAGTTGGCTAACGGTTCGAGCGCCAGCATTGCACAGCTAAAGAAGGGTTTGAAACAAAACTGTCATAAAAACTATGCTGCGGTCTTGAAACCTCCTGGGTCCATCAGACAAACGCGAAGCCTGTGGGAGCGGGCTTGCTCGCGAATGCGCTCTTTCAGGCGACACAGGGTTGACTGTTCTGGCCTCTTCGCGAGCAAGCCCGCTCCCACAGGGGCGCACCAGGCCAATGACACCGGCATGAAAAAGGGGCTCCAAGAGCCCCTTCGTCCATTGCCCCTACACTTACTGACCAGGGACATCCTTGCGCAGTTTCACCGGATCCTGCTGCTTGCGCTTGCGGGCAATCGCCGTGCGCATCTTGATGTTGATGGCTTCCACCGCCAACGAGAACGCCATGGCGAAGTAGACGTAGCCTTTTGGCACGTGCACGTCGAACGACTCGGCGATCAGCACGGTACCGACCACCAGCAGGAACGACAGCGCCAGCATCTTCAGCGACGGATGCTTGTCGATGAACTCGCTGATGGTGCCCGAGGCCAGCATCATCACCAGCACGGCGACGATGATCGCCGCGACCATCACCGGCACATGGGAGACCATGCCTACCGCGGTGATGACCGAATCCAGGGAGAACACGATGTCGATGATCGCGATCTGGATGATGGTGTAGAGAAAGTTGCCACCCTTGCCCGAGGGCTCGTCGCTGCTTTCGTCTTCACCTTCCAGCGCGTGGTACATCTCCTGGGAGCTTTTCCACAGCAGGAACAGGCCACCGAAGAACAGGATCAGATCACGACCGGAGATGCCCTGGCCGAACACTTCGAACAAATCGGCGGTCAGGCGCATCACCCAGGTGATGGACAGCAGGAGCAGGATCCGCGTGACCATGGCCAGCGCCAGGCCGAATATCCGGGTGCGCGCCTGCATGTGCTTGGGCATGCGGCTGACCAGGATCGAGATCATGATGATGTTGTCGATGCCCAGGACAATTTCCAGGGCGGTCAGGGTAAAGAAGGCAACCCAGATTTCCGGGTTGGTCAGCCATTCCATGTGAGTTCCTTTGAGCGAGTGTTAGGCCGCGCTGCCTGGGCGACGCGGCGGGCATTGCTTTTATAGAGTGCTGAACAGCGGAAAAATCCCCATCAGCAACGCGGCGAACATTATGCACAGGCAAACCAGCACTGCCCACTTCAGGGTGAAGCGCTGGTGATCGCCGAACTCGATCCCGGCCAGGGCCACCAGCAGGTAGGTGGACGGAACCAGCGGGCTCAGCAGGTGCACGGGTTGGCCGACGATCGAGGCACGGGCCATTTCAACGGCGGTGATGCCGTAATGACTGGCGGCTTCGGCGAGAACCGGTAACACCCCGTAATAAAATGCGTCGTTAGACATGAAGAACGTGAACGGCATGCTCGCCAGGGCGGTAATCACTGCCAGGTACGGGCCGAGGAAGTCCGGGATCACTGCCAGCAGGCTTTTGGACATGGCGTCGACCATGCCGGTGCCGGACAGGATGCCGGTAAAGATGCCTGCCGCGAAAATCAGCCCGACCACTGCCAAGACGCTGCCGGCGTGAGCCGCGACGCGGTCCTTCTGCTGCTGCAGGCACGGGTAGTTGACGATCATGGCGATACTGAATGCCACCATGAACAACACCGGCAGCGGCAACAGGCCGGCGATCAGGGTGCACATCAGGCCCAGGGTCAACGCGCCGTTGAACCAGATCAGCTTCGGGCGGCGGGCATCCGGAAACTGGGAAACGCTGATTTCGCTGTGGTCGATTTCATCACCGGCCAAGTGCAGTTCACCCAAGCGTGCCCGCTCGCGCTTGCCGTACATGTAGGCGATCACCAGGATTGCCACCACACCGGCGGCCATCGCAGGAATCATCGGGACGAAGATATCGGACGGATCGACATGCAACGCACTGGCTGCGCGGGCCGTCGGGCCGCCCCAGGGCGTCATGTTCATCACGCCACCGGCGAGGATGATCAGGCCAGCCATGATGCGTGGGCTCATGCCGATGCGGCTGTAGAGCGGCAGCATCGCGGCCACGCAGATCATGTAAGTGGTCGCGCCGTCACCATCAAGGGAAACGACGAGCGCCAGGACGGCGGTACCGACCGAAACTTTCAACGGGTCGCCCTTGACCAGCTTGAGGATCTTGCGCACGGCCGGGTCGAACAGGCCGGAATCGATCATCAGGGCAAAATAGAGAATCGCGAACATCAGCATCACCCCGGTCGGGGCGAGCTTGGTGATGCCTTCGAGCATCATCGGGCCGATCTTCGGCGCAAAGCCACCGAACAGGGCGAACAGGATCGGGATGATGATCAGGGCGATCAGCGCAGACAGGCGCTTGGTCATGATCAGGAACATGAACGTGATGACCATGGCGAAGCCAAGGAAAGTCAGCATAGGAAATACTCCAGGCGTGGCGCGGCGGGCAAAGGCAAACCGGATAGGTCAGCGCAGGATGCAAGGCTCGGGACGGACGGATGGAGTGGGTGCGACGGAAGAGGAAGCAGCGGACATCAGAATCACCATTGTTGTTAAAGGGGCCAAGCGAGCGTTGGAAACTCGCTTCTGGCCACCGGTCTTTTGCCGGTAGTGGGGGCGATCCTAATCGCGCAAGCTTTCAGCCAGCTTTCGCTATGGCAATGGCTGATGACTGGCCCGTTTTCATGGCAATGGAGCAATTACTGTTTCGGTCCAAATGCTGAAAGATTCAACGGCGGCACCGCGCCCATCCAGATCGCATGCTCGGTATGGTCCGTCAGGTCATCGCCGGTGTCCGGATGAAGAAAAATCACCAAACCCTTGCGGTTCAGGGCCAGCCACGGCAAGACCACGCCGATGTACTGCGGATCGAACGCTAATTGGCAGCTCCAGTCCGGGTGCGGGCCGACCGGGCGCTGGTGGACGCGGCCCATTTTCAGCGGGAACAGTTGCGCCGCTTCCTCGCAGAGGGCCTTCGCCTGGTCGAGCGTGTTGGCGTCGAAATACACGTGGGCGTGGTAACCCTTGATCCGCTGCATCTGTCGCTCCTTTTAAAAGAGGCCGAACCCTCTGCGTTTCCCGCGGGTCAGACGCCTATACGCAGGAATAAGGGAAACGAAGCCATGAAAAATGCCGAAACCCCGGTCGTCAAAGTTGTGCTTTATGGCGCCATGAGCAGTCTGGGCAGTGCGTTGATGGCTGAAATGCTGCGGCGCCAGCATGAGGTCATCGTCATTCTCGATGATCTCACAGCTTTGGCCCCGCGCCCCGGCTTGCGGACCAAGACCGGCAGTCTTTTTGATCCCCTGCGGGTCAAGCAAAGTGTTGCCGGTGCCGACGCCGTGGTGTGCCTGCTCAATGCACCGGGCCTGCCGATGAACAGCGAACAGGTGGAGCGCACATTGATTCCCGGCCCCGTCGAGCAAGTATTGGCGGTGGATGCGCTGGTCGCCGGCATGCA
Encoded proteins:
- a CDS encoding nucleoside recognition domain-containing protein — its product is MLNGLWLGFFIVAAVSALAQWLIGGNAGIFAAMVESIFAMAKLSVEVMVLLFGTLTLWLGFLRIAEKAGIVDWLAKALGPLFLRLMPEVPAGHPAIGLITLNFAANGLGLDNAATPIGLKAMRALQDLNPSPTIASNAQILFLVLNASSLTLLPVTIFMYRAQQGAPDPTLVFLPILLATSASTLMGLLSVAFVQRLRLWDPVVLAYLIPGALVLGGFMALLATLSATALAGLSSILGNLTLFGLIILFLVIGALRKVKVYEAFVEGAKEGFDVAKNLLPYLVAMLCAVGVLRASGALDFGLDGIRHLVQWAGLDTRFVDALPTAMVKPFSGSAARAMLIETMKTSGVDSFPALVAATIQGSTETTFYVLAVYFGSVGIQRARHAVGCALLAEFAGVVAAIGVCYWFFG
- a CDS encoding M16 family metallopeptidase, translated to MRCLLFAFLLLGSLPVVALDRFQVEGYTLPNGMQLLLKPGSERGHVAIRLVVGVGLDDFSCADKELPHLLEHLLFSGVDDSGEGGLEERMQALGGEWNAFTNNADTTFVIEAPANNQRKVLDLLLALLTRTRIDEKALAAAKQVVEREDGGHYTHLQRWLDRQDLSHKASNQLAVELGLRCAERAEVERLTLAKIEHVREAWYAPNNMTLIVVGDLDRLLPAYLERTFGELEAVEPSVHEPLPQIRYSAVTKRNLIRGLVGNGAKLHWLFPEPVLEQQHDETFDLLKDYLDWALYRQLRLARGLSYGPWVEREVFGGVGFFSLNADLAREDLPQAEQALEALRQTLLKDGLDTDSFMRIKRAAIAHQAWAVQGNSALADYYWSALGDYEDGRFANPAVRLQGVSLEQANLALRELLKDPGYLRIEKPLLSDDELVWALGGALGVLLLGLVIWQVRRRSRPSES
- a CDS encoding ABC transporter permease gives rise to the protein MTPGPHMGSARLDTSGSPAQLWISGDWTLAHYPQLKRLGESLRGQYDEKTRIDLNGLGALDTAGASLLVELLGSERLGKTAEHPDCSLPAAERALLQTVYRSLTDFCVPIKEPTVSVWTQLLTRIGRAVEKVCQDTLQLLGFVGLILETIARNLFRPRRWRMTPMIVHIEQTGLDAAPIVALLTFLVGAVVAFLGATVLADFGASIFTVDLVAFSFLREFGVLLTAILMAGRTASAFTAQIGSMKANEEIDAIRTLGLDPVELLVVPRVLALLVALPMLTFVAMLSGIVGGGVVCALSLGISPAMFLTLLQSDIGVQHFVVGMVKAPIFAFLIAAVGCLEGFKVSGSAESVGAHTTSSVVQSIFVVIVLDAVAALFFMEMQW
- a CDS encoding MlaD family protein — encoded protein: METRAHHVLIGLFTVIVVVSALLFGLWLAKSSVDSEFKDYEVVFNEAVSGLSKGSSVEYSGIKVGDVVSLRLDPNDPRRVLARVRLSGETPIKQDTQAKLALTGITGTSIIQLSGGTPQSQPLTGHDGEPPVIIAAPSPIARLLNNSDDLMTSINLLLHNANEVFSSDNVQRLSSTLDHLEQTTGVIAEQRGDVRQAMQQLATIGKQASATLEQTTALMRNANGLLNDQGKQAFGNAGQAMQSLARSTATLDKLLDDNRDSLNNGMQGLNALAPAVRELRETLSALRGISRRLDANPSGYLLGNDKNKEFTP
- a CDS encoding ABC-type transport auxiliary lipoprotein family protein, with the translated sequence MKPLHRFIRPILLLAGLTLAGGCSILPKTAPSDVYRLPITQAPASAGTPVSWSLRLASPQASEILNSPNIAVIPQGNLLSSYAASRWSDPAPVLLRNRLLDGFAQDRRVGLLSVADSNLQADLELGGQLQAFQTEYQGTAASVVIRLDALLVRGFDQRILASRRFEVRQPLTDVKVPAVVEGFGRASDRLTAEVVNWTVEQGQRLATPSLH
- a CDS encoding ABC transporter ATP-binding protein, with translation MVSRPPRPPAEAVIQVRGLCNRFGQQSVHENLDLDVYKGEILAVVGGSGSGKSVLLRSIVGLNQPSEGSIKVFGQDLPSLSQEQRSRIERRFGVLFQKGALFSSLTVTENVALPLIEHAGLSRADAEHLAAVKLALAGLPLSAADKYPASLSGGMIKRAALARALALDPDILFLDEPTAGLDPIGAAAFDQLILTLRDALGLSVFLVTHDLDTLYTITDRVAVLAQKKVLVADVIDKVSETDDAWIHEYFHGPRGRAALSAATQLNEV
- a CDS encoding DUF5924 family protein produces the protein MQNLTLFIQRILELMKRYPGVIALGGFISGLGSFMLVDRQQGLATWIAIMMLVSWLWLMVENSMTRLFTRIFKREIPQPLLRYATQMIHQESLFFVLPFFFITTTWNSSQLIFTGLLTIAALISITDPLYYKWLAPRRWAFLALHTLTLFAALLTALPVILHLTTDQSFKLALGIAMLLSFPSLASIFPIRTVRNALAILCITVGIGAAGWVLRSWVPPATLWMTEVAISTQLEDRTPGASLKEVSAAQIRGNGLYAYTAINAPRGLDERIYHVWQFNGKEVDRIALDIHGGRKEGYRAWTHKQNFPDDPTGKWQVRVLTENGQMIGVLRFNVSAAAPEAK